The following are encoded together in the Silurus meridionalis isolate SWU-2019-XX chromosome 2, ASM1480568v1, whole genome shotgun sequence genome:
- the nfkb2 gene encoding nuclear factor NF-kappa-B p100 subunit isoform X2, protein MDDNQYGMKMFDSEFVMDVTYPHLMSSFEIKNEPYVPETAHGPYLQIIEEPKQRGFRFRYECEGPSHGGLPGASSERNRRTYPTVKICNYVGHARVEVQLVTHTEPPRVHAHSLVGKQCNENGTCSIDVGPNDLTAQFSNLGILHVTKRGVMDVLTKRLRDERKRAKQSGYHFSDTEEQAIAREAKELGKSMDLNIVRLKFTAYLKDSNGGFTRALKPVVSNPIYDSKSPNASNLKISRMDKTCGSVLGGDEIFLLCDKVQKDDIEIRFYEDDEGGWEAYGDFSPTDVHKQYAIVFKTPPYHKEIERPVTVFLQLKRKKGGDCSEPKQFTYVPQYPDKEEVQRKRMKSLPQPYDHWRGPPGGAGGLGRGAGGFGGPGGGGGGIMGGGFQYNNLDPSSFYGGNCGGFAGGAQMAGSAPQADNAQEQQQHQETAATLQQRIALVLQKRAIAVTKHSAKALLDYCSTGDVRFLLNMQRHLCGVQDENGDTPLHLAIIHQQPAVATKLIQTFINTHEVKFINKFNHLNQTPLHLAVITQQAKLVETLLRAGADPTLLDRDGRTAVHLAALAGDEAILRALLNVLGDRNYHLLNTADFSGMYPLHLAVRKGGERCLRVLVEAGARINKPEQKSGCTALHLAVKENLFKVVCVLITELKADVNACTFGGNTPLHLAACLGSPPLCSMLIAAGADKQLENDEPLFSYSSSSDEEDQGEGKDDREGAVEKDIADHVQEMLISSERTQVNPRKRPAAGHTPFDLANCQKVKDLLDGRKPSHLSSKKSKKSTDEASQTLDNETVNKLCGILNKSQVPWKELAEKLGMLTLTHLYQDSPSPCQNLLENYQLSGGPIEMLVDALQALDLKEAVSLLTARQASEDKQNTHTTVDSGFASQEADSQAVAND, encoded by the exons ATGGACGATAATCAGTACGGCATGAAGATGTTTGATAGTGAG TTTGTTATGGACGTCACCTATCCTCATTTAATGTCTTCCTTTGAGATTAAAAATGAACCCTATGTTCCCGAGACAG CTCATGGACCATACTTACAGATAATTGAAGAGCCAAAACAA AGAGGCTTCCGGTTTCGTTACGAGTGTGAGGGTCCATCTCATGGGGGTCTGCCAGGTGCTTCTAGTGAGAGAAACAGGAGGACATATCCTACTGTTAAG ATATGTAACTACGTGGGTCATGCTCGGGTCGAGGTGCAGCTCGTGACGCACACCGAACCTCCTCGTGTACATGCACACAGCCTTGTCGGAAAACAGTGCAATGAAAATGGAACATGCAGCATAGATGTGGGTCCTAATGACCTCACAGCACA gttcaGCAATTTGGGTATTCTGCATGTCACTAAAAGAGGAGTAATGGATGTTCTGACAAAAAGACTGAGGGACGAAAGAAAAAGAGCGAAGCAGTCTGGATACCATTTTAGCG ATACAGAAGAGCAGGCTATTGCGCGAGAAGCAAAAGAGCTGGGCAAGAGCATGGACCTGAATATAGTGAGGCTAAAGTTCACTGCTTACCTTAAGGACAGCAACGGTGGATTCACCAGAGCTTTGAAACCAGTCGTCTCCAACCCCATTTACGACAGCa AATCACCCAATGCGTCCAACCTCAAGATCTCACGCATGGACAAGACTTGTGGCTCGGTGCTGGGAGGGGATGAGATCTTCCTGCTGTGCGACAAAGTTCAGAAAG ATGATATTGAGATTCGTTTCTATGAGGACGATGAGGGAGGCTGGGAAGCATACGGAGATTTCTCTCCCACTGATGTACACAAACAG TATGCCATTGTCTTTAAAACTCCACCATATCACAAAGAGATCGAGCGGCCAGTCACTGTCTTTCTGCAGCTCAAGAGGAAGAAGGGTGGGGACTGCAGCGAGCCCAAACAATTTACATATGTCCCACAATATCCAG ataaagaggaggttcaACGGAAGAGGATGAAGTCTCTTCCACAACCCTATGACCACTGGCGGGGGCCACCGGGTGGGGCAGGTGGCCTGGGTAGAGGAGCTGGGGGCTTCGGAGGTcctggaggaggtggaggtggaataATGGGAGGAG GATTTCAGTATAATAATCTGGATCCGTCGAGTTTCTATGGTGGCAACTGTGGTGGATTTGCAGGAGGCGCACAGATGGCAGGATCTGCTCCACAGGCAGATAATGCCCAGGAGCAACAGCAACATCAAGAGACGGCTGCCACCTTACAACAACGAATTG CCTTGGTTCTACAGAAGCGGGCCATTGCAGTAACCAAGCACAGTGCTAAGGCCCTGTTGGACTACTGCAGCACAGGGGATGTTCGCTTCCTCCTGAACATGCAGAGACACCTTTGTGGTGTGCAGGATGAGAACGGAGATAC GCCCTTGCATTTGGCTATTATCCACCAGCAGCCAGCAGTGGCCACAAAGCTTATTCAGACGTTCATAAACACTCACGAAGTGAAATTCATCAACAAGTTCAATCACCTCAACCAG ACCCCGCTGCATTTGGCCGTGATCACCCAGCAGGCCAAGTTGGTGGAGACCCTGCTAAGAGCAGGTGCAGACCCTACCTTACTGGACAGGGATGGACGGACAGCAGTGCATCTAGCTGCTCTTGCTGGAGATGAGGCCATACTGAGAGCATTGCTAAACGTACTAGGAGATCGCAATTATCACCTGCTTAACACCGCCGACTTTTCAG GTATGTACCCCCTGCACCTGGCTGTGAGGAAAGGAGGCGAGCGTTGCTTGCGTGTGCTGGTTGAGGCCGGTGCCAGGATCAACAAGCCAGAACAAAAGAGCGGTTGCACGGCCCTACACCTGGCTGTTAAGGAGAACCTTTTCAAAGTGGTCTGCGTTCTCATCACTGAG CTGAAGGCTGATGTAAATGCATGTACATTTGGAGGAAACACACCACTGCATTTGGCTGCCTGTCTCGGCTCTCCCCCCCTCTGCTCCATGCTTATAGCAGCAG GTGCAGATAAACAACTGGAGAATGACGAGCCACTCTTCTCATACTCCTCCTCTTCTGATGAAGAAGACCAAGGTGAAGGGAAAGACGATAGAGAAGGAGCAGTTGAAAAAGACATAGCCGACCATGTACAAGAAATGTTAATATCATCTGAGAGAACTCAAGTCAACCCGCGCAAGAGACCAGCAGCTGGACACACTCCTTTTGACCTGGCCAACTGTCAGAAA GTTAAAGATCTGTTGGATGGTCGCAAGCCGAGTCACCTTTCCTCAAAGAAGTCAAAAAAGAGCACAGATGAAG CGAGCCAGACTCTGGACAACGAAACGGTCAATAAGCTGTGTGGAATCCTCAACAAAAGTCAAGTGCCGTGGAAGGAGCTGGCAGAGAAACTAGGCATGCTCACATTGACACACTTGTACCAAGATAGTCCTTCCCCTTGCCAGAACCTTCTAGAAAACTATCAG TTAAGCGGTGGTCCAATAGAGATGCTTGTGGATGCGCTGCAGGCTCTCGACCTGAAAGAAGCAGTCTCACTCCTGACAGCCAGGCAGGCCAGTGAGGACAAACAGAACACAC ACACAACAGTGGACAGCGGCTTTGCCAGTCAGGAGGCGGACTCACAAGCTGTGGCTAATGACTGA
- the nfkb2 gene encoding nuclear factor NF-kappa-B p100 subunit isoform X1, with the protein MAAALSMDDNQYGMKMFDSEFVMDVTYPHLMSSFEIKNEPYVPETAHGPYLQIIEEPKQRGFRFRYECEGPSHGGLPGASSERNRRTYPTVKICNYVGHARVEVQLVTHTEPPRVHAHSLVGKQCNENGTCSIDVGPNDLTAQFSNLGILHVTKRGVMDVLTKRLRDERKRAKQSGYHFSDTEEQAIAREAKELGKSMDLNIVRLKFTAYLKDSNGGFTRALKPVVSNPIYDSKSPNASNLKISRMDKTCGSVLGGDEIFLLCDKVQKDDIEIRFYEDDEGGWEAYGDFSPTDVHKQYAIVFKTPPYHKEIERPVTVFLQLKRKKGGDCSEPKQFTYVPQYPDKEEVQRKRMKSLPQPYDHWRGPPGGAGGLGRGAGGFGGPGGGGGGIMGGGFQYNNLDPSSFYGGNCGGFAGGAQMAGSAPQADNAQEQQQHQETAATLQQRIALVLQKRAIAVTKHSAKALLDYCSTGDVRFLLNMQRHLCGVQDENGDTPLHLAIIHQQPAVATKLIQTFINTHEVKFINKFNHLNQTPLHLAVITQQAKLVETLLRAGADPTLLDRDGRTAVHLAALAGDEAILRALLNVLGDRNYHLLNTADFSGMYPLHLAVRKGGERCLRVLVEAGARINKPEQKSGCTALHLAVKENLFKVVCVLITELKADVNACTFGGNTPLHLAACLGSPPLCSMLIAAGADKQLENDEPLFSYSSSSDEEDQGEGKDDREGAVEKDIADHVQEMLISSERTQVNPRKRPAAGHTPFDLANCQKVKDLLDGRKPSHLSSKKSKKSTDEASQTLDNETVNKLCGILNKSQVPWKELAEKLGMLTLTHLYQDSPSPCQNLLENYQLSGGPIEMLVDALQALDLKEAVSLLTARQASEDKQNTHTTVDSGFASQEADSQAVAND; encoded by the exons ATGGCTGCAGCTCTGAG CATGGACGATAATCAGTACGGCATGAAGATGTTTGATAGTGAG TTTGTTATGGACGTCACCTATCCTCATTTAATGTCTTCCTTTGAGATTAAAAATGAACCCTATGTTCCCGAGACAG CTCATGGACCATACTTACAGATAATTGAAGAGCCAAAACAA AGAGGCTTCCGGTTTCGTTACGAGTGTGAGGGTCCATCTCATGGGGGTCTGCCAGGTGCTTCTAGTGAGAGAAACAGGAGGACATATCCTACTGTTAAG ATATGTAACTACGTGGGTCATGCTCGGGTCGAGGTGCAGCTCGTGACGCACACCGAACCTCCTCGTGTACATGCACACAGCCTTGTCGGAAAACAGTGCAATGAAAATGGAACATGCAGCATAGATGTGGGTCCTAATGACCTCACAGCACA gttcaGCAATTTGGGTATTCTGCATGTCACTAAAAGAGGAGTAATGGATGTTCTGACAAAAAGACTGAGGGACGAAAGAAAAAGAGCGAAGCAGTCTGGATACCATTTTAGCG ATACAGAAGAGCAGGCTATTGCGCGAGAAGCAAAAGAGCTGGGCAAGAGCATGGACCTGAATATAGTGAGGCTAAAGTTCACTGCTTACCTTAAGGACAGCAACGGTGGATTCACCAGAGCTTTGAAACCAGTCGTCTCCAACCCCATTTACGACAGCa AATCACCCAATGCGTCCAACCTCAAGATCTCACGCATGGACAAGACTTGTGGCTCGGTGCTGGGAGGGGATGAGATCTTCCTGCTGTGCGACAAAGTTCAGAAAG ATGATATTGAGATTCGTTTCTATGAGGACGATGAGGGAGGCTGGGAAGCATACGGAGATTTCTCTCCCACTGATGTACACAAACAG TATGCCATTGTCTTTAAAACTCCACCATATCACAAAGAGATCGAGCGGCCAGTCACTGTCTTTCTGCAGCTCAAGAGGAAGAAGGGTGGGGACTGCAGCGAGCCCAAACAATTTACATATGTCCCACAATATCCAG ataaagaggaggttcaACGGAAGAGGATGAAGTCTCTTCCACAACCCTATGACCACTGGCGGGGGCCACCGGGTGGGGCAGGTGGCCTGGGTAGAGGAGCTGGGGGCTTCGGAGGTcctggaggaggtggaggtggaataATGGGAGGAG GATTTCAGTATAATAATCTGGATCCGTCGAGTTTCTATGGTGGCAACTGTGGTGGATTTGCAGGAGGCGCACAGATGGCAGGATCTGCTCCACAGGCAGATAATGCCCAGGAGCAACAGCAACATCAAGAGACGGCTGCCACCTTACAACAACGAATTG CCTTGGTTCTACAGAAGCGGGCCATTGCAGTAACCAAGCACAGTGCTAAGGCCCTGTTGGACTACTGCAGCACAGGGGATGTTCGCTTCCTCCTGAACATGCAGAGACACCTTTGTGGTGTGCAGGATGAGAACGGAGATAC GCCCTTGCATTTGGCTATTATCCACCAGCAGCCAGCAGTGGCCACAAAGCTTATTCAGACGTTCATAAACACTCACGAAGTGAAATTCATCAACAAGTTCAATCACCTCAACCAG ACCCCGCTGCATTTGGCCGTGATCACCCAGCAGGCCAAGTTGGTGGAGACCCTGCTAAGAGCAGGTGCAGACCCTACCTTACTGGACAGGGATGGACGGACAGCAGTGCATCTAGCTGCTCTTGCTGGAGATGAGGCCATACTGAGAGCATTGCTAAACGTACTAGGAGATCGCAATTATCACCTGCTTAACACCGCCGACTTTTCAG GTATGTACCCCCTGCACCTGGCTGTGAGGAAAGGAGGCGAGCGTTGCTTGCGTGTGCTGGTTGAGGCCGGTGCCAGGATCAACAAGCCAGAACAAAAGAGCGGTTGCACGGCCCTACACCTGGCTGTTAAGGAGAACCTTTTCAAAGTGGTCTGCGTTCTCATCACTGAG CTGAAGGCTGATGTAAATGCATGTACATTTGGAGGAAACACACCACTGCATTTGGCTGCCTGTCTCGGCTCTCCCCCCCTCTGCTCCATGCTTATAGCAGCAG GTGCAGATAAACAACTGGAGAATGACGAGCCACTCTTCTCATACTCCTCCTCTTCTGATGAAGAAGACCAAGGTGAAGGGAAAGACGATAGAGAAGGAGCAGTTGAAAAAGACATAGCCGACCATGTACAAGAAATGTTAATATCATCTGAGAGAACTCAAGTCAACCCGCGCAAGAGACCAGCAGCTGGACACACTCCTTTTGACCTGGCCAACTGTCAGAAA GTTAAAGATCTGTTGGATGGTCGCAAGCCGAGTCACCTTTCCTCAAAGAAGTCAAAAAAGAGCACAGATGAAG CGAGCCAGACTCTGGACAACGAAACGGTCAATAAGCTGTGTGGAATCCTCAACAAAAGTCAAGTGCCGTGGAAGGAGCTGGCAGAGAAACTAGGCATGCTCACATTGACACACTTGTACCAAGATAGTCCTTCCCCTTGCCAGAACCTTCTAGAAAACTATCAG TTAAGCGGTGGTCCAATAGAGATGCTTGTGGATGCGCTGCAGGCTCTCGACCTGAAAGAAGCAGTCTCACTCCTGACAGCCAGGCAGGCCAGTGAGGACAAACAGAACACAC ACACAACAGTGGACAGCGGCTTTGCCAGTCAGGAGGCGGACTCACAAGCTGTGGCTAATGACTGA